Proteins encoded by one window of Cheilinus undulatus linkage group 13, ASM1832078v1, whole genome shotgun sequence:
- the col6a2 gene encoding collagen alpha-2(VI) chain yields the protein MLGLKTAVLCLLFGALTHSQAPECRKKNECPIDVYFTIDTSETIALQEPPPGSLVESIKQFVKLFVDRLEDAEYRGAVKINWNIGGLHFSQRQEVISRIGPKADFTSRLAQIRYLGKGTYIDCALTNMTQEMMRSPTQDALRFAVVITDGHVTGSPCGGIKVAAERARDAGIRLFSVAASKNIDDIGMREIANSPSTVYRDEFMAVDLSQGRAILHEKTIDRIIKTMQHLAYTECYSVTCLETDGPPGPKGHRGQKGAKGDNGDPGPKGERGRPGDPGIEGPIGQPGIKGEPGLKGEKGEMGAQGKKGVAGIPGRNGTDGQKGKIGRIGAPGCKGDPGDRGPDGYPGDVGDRGPSGTDGDKGDPGRPGRSGPLGPPGDAGPKGERGSPGSPGVPGQKGNPGTPGRPGDRGEPGRRGDYGPKGEQGRDGNKGDKGEPGPEGTRGLSGEMGNKGAKGDNGLPGPRGPPGAPGEPGRNGTRGDPGDAGPRGEPGQAGPKGDRGRPGFSYPGPRGSSGDRGERGNPGPRGGRGDCGQKGEPGVKGTPGEPGEPGPQGEPGPRGLRGDPGRDGYPGPEGDPGLTECDVMNYIRETCGCCDCEKRCGALDIVFVIDSSESVGLTNFTLEKNFVINTINRLGSLAKNSQSETGTRVGVVQYSHSGTFQAIRLDDPKIDSLSAFKDAVKRLEWIAGGTWTPSALKYAYDNLIRDSRRAKAKVTVVVITDGRFDPRDDDSLLTYLCSDPSVDVSAIGIGDMFDQIEENEILKSISCQKDSRVLGMRRFSDLVAEEFIDKIENVLCPDPIVVCPDLPCKSEPAVASCVQRPVDVVFMLDGSERMGLENHRRAKEFIENVANRLILANSNTDERHARFALLQYGSPSEQRVEFPLTHNITVISDSLAGVNYIDSSSALGSAIIHAVNNVVTERGTRSARRNAELAFVFITDGITSSEQLEEGVSAMRRAEGVPTVIAMGSDTDEEVLRKVSLGDMSAIFRGDDYTMLNKPAFFERFIRWIC from the exons atgttGGGCTTGAAGACAGCCGTGCTCTGTCTTCTTTTTGGAGCTCTAACTCACAGCCAGGCGCCAGAGTGCAGGA AGAAGAATGAATGTCCGATAGATGTGTACTTCACCATTGACACATCAGAGACCATCGCCCTGCAGGAGCCTCCACCTGGATCGCTGGTGGAAAGCATCAAG CAATTCGTGAAACTGTTTGTAGACCGTTTGGAAGATGCTGAGTACAGAGGAGCTGTGAAGATCAACTGGAACATCGGAGGTCTGCACTTTTCTCAGAGACAGGAAGTGATCAGTCGCATTGGACCCAAGGCTGATTTTACATCA CGTCTGGCTCAAATCCGTTACCTGGGTAAGGGAACCTACATCGATTGTGCACTCACCAACATGACTCAGGAAATGATGCGCTCACCAACTCAAGACGCCCTTCGGTTTGCCGTGGTCATCACTGACGGCCACGTGACTGGAAGCCCGTGCGGAGGCATCAAAGTGGCAGCAGAGAGAGCTCGAGATGCGGGGATTCGGTTGTTTTCCGTGGCAGCATCGAAGAACATCGATGATATCGGGATGAGAGAGATAGCCAACTCTCCTTCAACAGTCTACAGGGATGAGTTCATGGCTGTGGATCTGAGCCAGGGAAGAGCCATCTTACATGAAAAAACCATCGACCGCATCATCAAGACCATG CAACATTTGGCTTACACAGAG TGTTACAGCGTGACTTGTCTGGAGACAGATGGACCCCCTGGTCCCAAAGGCCACAGAGGACAAAAA GGAGCTAAAGGAGACAACGGCGACCCAGGTCCAAAAGGAGAAAGAGGTCGCCCAGGAGACCCCGGTATTGAGGGTCCCATTGGTCAGCCTGGTATCAAA GGAGAGCCAGGTCTTAAAGGAGAGAAG GGAGAGATGGGAGCTCAAGGGAAAAAG GGTGTAGCTGGTATCCCAGGACGCAATGGGACAGATGGACAGAAG ggTAAAATTGGACGTATTGGCGCTCCTGGCTGCAAAGGAGACCCAGGAGACAGG GGTCCTGACGGTTATCCTGGAGATGTTGGTGATCGTGGTCCTTCTGGAACTGACGGAGACAAG GGTGATCCTGGCCGTCCTGGAAGATCTGGTCCACTTGGCCCACCTGGGGATGCTGGACCAAAG ggagagagaggcagtCCTGGATCACCTGGTGTCCCTGGACAGAAAGGAAACCCA GGAACACCTGGACGACCAGGAGATAGAGGAGAACCA GGTAGAAGAGGAGACTACGGACCAAAGGGGGAACAAGGACGGGACGGTAATAAAGGAGATAAG GGTGAACCTGGGCCAGAGGGCACAAGAGGACTATCAGGTGAAATGGGAAACAAAGGAGCAAAG GGAGACAATGGTCTACCAGGCCCCAGAGGACCACCGGGGGCACCAGGAGAGCCTGGGAGAAAT GGTACCAGAGGTGACCCTGGTGATGCTGGACCAAGAGGAGAGCCTGGACAGGCCGGACCTAAG GGTGACAGAGGAAGACCTGGTTTTAGCTATCCCGGACCACGTGGCTCATCG GGTGACAGAGGAGAGCGTGGTAACCCTGGACCTCGTGGTGGCAGAGGAGACTGTGGCCAGAAAGGCGAGCCTGGTGTTAAAGGAACTCCAGGAGAGCCT GGCGAGCCAGGACCTCAGGGTGAACCCGGCCCTAGAGGACTGAGAGGAGATCCTGGGCGAGAT GGATATCCTGGCCCTGAGGGAGACCCTGGCCTCACT GAATGCGATGTCATGAACTACATCAGAGAAACTTGCGGCTGCTGTG ACTGTGAGAAACGCTGTGGAGCTCTGGACATTGTGTTTGTCATCGACAGCTCAGAGTCGGTGGGTCTGACCAACTTCACCCTGGAGAAGAACTTCGTCATCAACACCATCAACAGACTGGGATCTCTGGCCAAAAACTCACAGTCAGAGACAG GCACCAGAGTGGGAGTAGTTCAGTACAGCCACAGTGGAACCTTCCAGGCCATCCGACTCGACGACCCAAAGATCGATTCACTGTCTGCTTTCAAG GATGCTGTGAAACGTTTAGAGTGGATCGCTGGAGGAACATGGACCCCCTCTGCTCTGAAGTACGCTTATGACAACCTGATCAGAGACAGCCGCAGAGCCAAAGCCAAAGTCACTGTGGTTGTTATCACAGACGGACGCTTCGACCCCAGAGATGACGACTCTCTGCTCACCTACCTCTGCAG TGATCCCAGTGTTGATGTGAGTGCCATCGGTATTGGAGACATGTTCGACCAGATTGAGGAGAATGAGATCCTGAAGAGCATTTCCTGCCAGAAGGACAGCAGGGTGCTGGGCATGAGGCGCTTTTCAGACCTGGTGGCTGAGGAGTTCATTGACAAGATTGAAAATGTCCTTTGCCCAG ATCCTATTGTTGTTTGCCCCGATCTGCCATGTAAATCAG AGCCTGCCGTGGCGAGCTGCGTTCAGCGGCCAGTCGATGTGGTATTCATGCTGGACGGCTCTGAGAGGATGGGCCTGGAGAACCACCGCAGGGCTAAAGAGTTCATCGAGAACGTGGCTAATCGTctcatcctggctaacagcaACACAGACGAGAGGCATGCCCGCTTCGCTCTGTTGCAGTACGGCAGTCCTTCAGAGCAGAGGGTGGAGTTCCCGCTCACTCACAATATCACAGTAATCTCAGATTCACTGGCAGGTGTCAACTACATAGACTCCTCTTCAGCTCTCGGCAGTGCAATCATCCACGCTGTCAACAATGTGGTGACAGAG CGAGGAACACGCTCAGCTCGTCGCAACGCTGAGCTGGCCTTCGTGTTCATCACCGACGGCATCACCTCCAGTGAACAGCTGGAGGAGGGCGTGTCTGCCATGAGGCGAGCGGAGGGCGTCCCCACGGTCATCGCCATGGGCTCAGACACAGACGAAGAGGTGCTGCGGAAAGTGTCATTAGGGGACATGTCAGCCATCTTTAGAGGAGATGATTACACCATGCTGAACAAACCAGCGTTCTTTGAGCGCTTTATCCGCTGGATATGCTAG